A genomic segment from Amia ocellicauda isolate fAmiCal2 chromosome 13, fAmiCal2.hap1, whole genome shotgun sequence encodes:
- the LOC136766374 gene encoding WW domain-binding protein 1 isoform X1 produces MDPEKNLTFCLGLNAVEMTISLRDPDIAITKMTVSPQDPDLATINKGVEYQGSGSQPIIASPKYCPGVNNNAGYLCETGHCCGETGCCTYYYELWWFWLLWTVLILFSCCCAYRHRRAKLRIQQQQRQREINLIAYHGACNYPASMLDLSFLASFKLPSYEEVAARPNTPPPPYSTVFALQGGQYAHAGPSGMTSSQSSDNYTSCSCESCSASSPSSTSFSVQVTDETDTSNATTPSEAGDSRPPSVATTTTTAAIALSPTTPAADLTDPLGASTLAELPDKAPSEETSKEPQSLKPAQSPPKHALFSSNVDFFEPECHVCCGSDIEGDEDADESHFRHRRLTGDSGIEVCRCQVESDEEEAEEREETEGKEAAGFLHDSVDCSNRAQATQAQQNCQTSSTAPEECASLCTPATTLQLSGESVITVESV; encoded by the exons ATGGACCCAGAGAAGAACCTGACGTTCTGCTTAGGGCTGAATGCGGTGGAG ATGACAATATCCCTGCGGGACCCCGATATTGCAATTACTAAG AtgacagtatccccgcaggacCCTGATCTTGCAACCATTAACAAG GGTGTGGAGTACCAGGGCAGTGGTAGCCAACCCATCATTGCTAGCCCCAAGTACTGCCCTGGAGTCAACAACAACGCGGGCTATCTGTGCGAGACCGGCCACTGCTGTGGGGAGACGGGCTGCTGCACCTACTACTACGAGCTTTGGT GGTTCTGGCTGCTCTGGACCGTTCTCATCTTATTCAGCTGCTGCTGTGCATATCGACACCGCCGGGCAAAACTGCGCATCCAGCAGCAACAGCGACAGAGAGAGATCAATCTTATTGCTTACCACGGGGCCTGCAACTACCCTGCCTCCATGCTGGACCTAA GTTTCCTGGCCTCGTTTAAGCTGCCGTCCTATGAGGAGGTTGCAGCTCGCCCCAACACACCGCCACCTCCCTACAGCACGGTGTTTGCCCTGCAGGGGGGGCAGTATGCACATGCAGGGCCCAGTGGCATGACCTCCTCACAGAGCTCTGACAACTACACCAGCTGCTCCTGCGAGTCCTGCTCCGCCTCTTCCCCCAGCAGCACCTCCTTCTCCGTGCAGGTTACTGACGAGACCGACACCAGCAATGCCACAACGCCCAGCGAAGCAGGAGACTCCCGGCCGCCCAGTGtagccaccaccaccaccaccgccgCCATTGCCCTGTCTCCTACCACCCCTGCCGCAGATCTCACTGACCCTCTGGGGGCCTCCACGCTGGCTGAACTGCCGGACAAGGCGCCGAGCGAGGAGACCAGCAAGGAACCCCAATCCCTGAAACCAGCTCAGTCTCCCCCCAAGCATGCCCTCTTCTCCTCCAATGTGGACTTCTTCGAGCCGGAGTGCCATGTGTGCTGTGGCTCGGACATCGAAGGGGACGAAGACGCCGACGAGAGTCACTTCCGACACCGTAGGCTCACCGGGGACTCGGGCATCGAGGTGTGCCGCTGCCAGGTGGAGAGTGACGAGGAGGAGGCCGAGGAGCGGGAGGAGACGGAGGGGAAGGAGGCTGCCGGTTTCCTGCACGACAGCGTGGACTGTTCAAACAGAGCCCAGGCCACCCAAGCACAGCAAAATTGCCAGACCAGCAGCACGGCACCAGAGGAGTGTGCCAGTCTGTGTACCCCTGCCACAACTCTGCAGCTCAGTGGGGAGTCGGTGATCACTGTGGAGTCTGTGTGA
- the LOC136766374 gene encoding WW domain-binding protein 1 isoform X2: MTISLRDPDIAITKMTVSPQDPDLATINKGVEYQGSGSQPIIASPKYCPGVNNNAGYLCETGHCCGETGCCTYYYELWWFWLLWTVLILFSCCCAYRHRRAKLRIQQQQRQREINLIAYHGACNYPASMLDLSFLASFKLPSYEEVAARPNTPPPPYSTVFALQGGQYAHAGPSGMTSSQSSDNYTSCSCESCSASSPSSTSFSVQVTDETDTSNATTPSEAGDSRPPSVATTTTTAAIALSPTTPAADLTDPLGASTLAELPDKAPSEETSKEPQSLKPAQSPPKHALFSSNVDFFEPECHVCCGSDIEGDEDADESHFRHRRLTGDSGIEVCRCQVESDEEEAEEREETEGKEAAGFLHDSVDCSNRAQATQAQQNCQTSSTAPEECASLCTPATTLQLSGESVITVESV; the protein is encoded by the exons ATGACAATATCCCTGCGGGACCCCGATATTGCAATTACTAAG AtgacagtatccccgcaggacCCTGATCTTGCAACCATTAACAAG GGTGTGGAGTACCAGGGCAGTGGTAGCCAACCCATCATTGCTAGCCCCAAGTACTGCCCTGGAGTCAACAACAACGCGGGCTATCTGTGCGAGACCGGCCACTGCTGTGGGGAGACGGGCTGCTGCACCTACTACTACGAGCTTTGGT GGTTCTGGCTGCTCTGGACCGTTCTCATCTTATTCAGCTGCTGCTGTGCATATCGACACCGCCGGGCAAAACTGCGCATCCAGCAGCAACAGCGACAGAGAGAGATCAATCTTATTGCTTACCACGGGGCCTGCAACTACCCTGCCTCCATGCTGGACCTAA GTTTCCTGGCCTCGTTTAAGCTGCCGTCCTATGAGGAGGTTGCAGCTCGCCCCAACACACCGCCACCTCCCTACAGCACGGTGTTTGCCCTGCAGGGGGGGCAGTATGCACATGCAGGGCCCAGTGGCATGACCTCCTCACAGAGCTCTGACAACTACACCAGCTGCTCCTGCGAGTCCTGCTCCGCCTCTTCCCCCAGCAGCACCTCCTTCTCCGTGCAGGTTACTGACGAGACCGACACCAGCAATGCCACAACGCCCAGCGAAGCAGGAGACTCCCGGCCGCCCAGTGtagccaccaccaccaccaccgccgCCATTGCCCTGTCTCCTACCACCCCTGCCGCAGATCTCACTGACCCTCTGGGGGCCTCCACGCTGGCTGAACTGCCGGACAAGGCGCCGAGCGAGGAGACCAGCAAGGAACCCCAATCCCTGAAACCAGCTCAGTCTCCCCCCAAGCATGCCCTCTTCTCCTCCAATGTGGACTTCTTCGAGCCGGAGTGCCATGTGTGCTGTGGCTCGGACATCGAAGGGGACGAAGACGCCGACGAGAGTCACTTCCGACACCGTAGGCTCACCGGGGACTCGGGCATCGAGGTGTGCCGCTGCCAGGTGGAGAGTGACGAGGAGGAGGCCGAGGAGCGGGAGGAGACGGAGGGGAAGGAGGCTGCCGGTTTCCTGCACGACAGCGTGGACTGTTCAAACAGAGCCCAGGCCACCCAAGCACAGCAAAATTGCCAGACCAGCAGCACGGCACCAGAGGAGTGTGCCAGTCTGTGTACCCCTGCCACAACTCTGCAGCTCAGTGGGGAGTCGGTGATCACTGTGGAGTCTGTGTGA